A single genomic interval of Alistipes sp. ZOR0009 harbors:
- a CDS encoding aminopeptidase P family protein, with protein sequence MFPKEIYSERRSKLRAKLHSGIALFLGNFEVPMNYRSNTYRFRQDSTFLYFFGLNQPDLAAIVDFEQGVDAIYGNDVDIEDVIWMGPQPSLKDRAAEVGVVATHPLSELQNAVTSALKKGRKVHFLPPYRHENMVVIGDLLGVTTSKLSNYVSVDLIKAVVSLRSIKDIYEIAEIDRACEVGYQMHVAAMRMCKPGVYEREIAGAIEGISLSAGGGVSFPVILSQHGEILHNHHHGNMLEAGRLMIVDSGAETALGYASDFTRVTPVGGKFTSKQKDVYNIVLAANNLATSMARPGIKYQEVHLAAARTIAEGLTALGLMKGNVDEAVRNGAHALFFPHGLGHMMGLDVHDMEDYGENYVGYDEETSRIDQFGTAYLRLGRRLEPGFVLTNEPGIYFIPALVQKWKDEKINESFINFAKVEEYLDFGGIRLEDDLLITDKGSRLLGTKRVPITVEEVEETVNS encoded by the coding sequence ATGTTTCCAAAAGAAATCTACTCAGAGCGTAGGAGTAAGTTGCGCGCAAAGTTGCATTCAGGGATTGCCCTTTTCTTAGGCAACTTTGAAGTGCCAATGAACTATAGGTCTAATACATATCGTTTTCGTCAGGATAGTACATTTCTTTACTTCTTTGGCTTAAATCAGCCTGATTTGGCGGCCATTGTTGATTTTGAGCAGGGGGTAGATGCTATTTACGGGAATGATGTTGATATTGAAGATGTTATCTGGATGGGGCCTCAGCCAAGTCTTAAGGATAGGGCTGCTGAAGTTGGCGTTGTTGCTACGCATCCTTTGAGTGAACTTCAAAATGCGGTGACATCAGCCCTTAAAAAGGGGCGTAAAGTCCACTTCTTGCCGCCTTACCGTCACGAAAACATGGTTGTAATAGGCGATTTGTTAGGTGTTACGACTAGTAAACTATCTAATTATGTATCTGTAGATTTAATTAAGGCTGTTGTATCTCTTCGATCTATAAAAGATATTTACGAAATTGCAGAAATAGATAGAGCATGCGAGGTTGGTTACCAAATGCATGTGGCTGCGATGAGAATGTGTAAACCAGGTGTATATGAGCGAGAAATTGCTGGTGCTATTGAAGGGATATCCCTTTCGGCTGGAGGCGGAGTTTCTTTCCCTGTAATTTTATCTCAGCATGGCGAAATTCTTCATAACCATCATCATGGTAATATGCTAGAAGCAGGTAGGCTAATGATCGTAGATTCTGGAGCAGAAACAGCTCTTGGCTATGCTTCTGATTTTACCCGTGTTACTCCTGTTGGAGGAAAATTCACTTCGAAGCAGAAAGATGTTTACAACATTGTGCTTGCTGCAAATAATTTGGCAACAAGTATGGCTCGCCCTGGAATTAAGTACCAAGAGGTGCATTTAGCCGCTGCGCGAACAATCGCAGAAGGCCTAACCGCTTTGGGCTTAATGAAAGGGAATGTGGATGAGGCTGTTCGCAATGGCGCTCATGCACTCTTCTTCCCTCATGGATTGGGGCATATGATGGGGCTAGATGTCCACGATATGGAGGATTATGGTGAAAACTATGTGGGCTACGACGAGGAAACTTCTCGGATAGATCAGTTTGGGACTGCTTATTTAAGATTAGGCCGTCGTTTAGAGCCTGGTTTTGTTCTTACCAATGAGCCTGGTATTTACTTTATTCCGGCTTTAGTTCAGAAGTGGAAGGATGAAAAGATTAACGAATCATTCATCAACTTTGCAAAAGTAGAGGAATACCTTGATTTTGGCGGCATTCGTTTGGAAGATGATTTGCTTATCACCGACAAAGGGAGCCGTCTGTTGGGAACAAAGCGCGTTCCAATTACAGTAGAGGAGGTTGAAGAAACCGTAAATAGTTAG
- a CDS encoding TIGR00730 family Rossman fold protein, whose protein sequence is MKVCVYCASSAKVSEKYFAAAETLGVLMANNEHTLIYGGGSLGLMGKIADTMLAHGGHVKGVLPRFMDEVEWGHKDISEMVLVEDMHERKKLLIDGVDAVVALPGGCGTLEELSEVVTLKRLGKFTKPIVILNLDGFYDPLKALFEKMIEEKFMRQEHRAIYTFVDTVEEIIPAIKNAPAWDADAISFAAV, encoded by the coding sequence ATGAAAGTTTGTGTTTACTGTGCTTCGAGCGCAAAAGTCTCTGAAAAATATTTTGCTGCAGCCGAGACCTTGGGTGTTTTGATGGCAAATAACGAGCATACGCTAATTTATGGTGGAGGCTCGCTAGGATTAATGGGAAAGATAGCCGACACGATGCTTGCTCATGGCGGGCATGTAAAGGGAGTTCTTCCTCGCTTTATGGACGAAGTAGAGTGGGGGCATAAGGATATTTCTGAAATGGTATTGGTGGAGGATATGCATGAACGCAAGAAACTACTAATAGATGGTGTTGATGCTGTCGTTGCATTGCCTGGAGGTTGTGGTACGCTTGAAGAGTTATCGGAGGTGGTAACTTTAAAACGATTGGGAAAGTTTACTAAGCCGATAGTTATTCTTAATCTTGATGGCTTTTATGATCCGCTGAAGGCTCTTTTTGAAAAAATGATAGAGGAAAAATTTATGCGTCAGGAGCATCGGGCTATTTATACCTTTGTCGATACTGTAGAGGAAATTATTCCTGCAATAAAAAATGCACCAGCATGGGATGCTGATGCAATATCTTTTGCGGCGGTATAG
- the ribD gene encoding bifunctional diaminohydroxyphosphoribosylaminopyrimidine deaminase/5-amino-6-(5-phosphoribosylamino)uracil reductase RibD: MDRNIDEEYMRHCLRLAEMGLGSVAPNPMVGSIIVHDGIIVGEGFHRKYGEAHAEVNAIKSVKDKSLLNKSTLYVSLEPCSHFGKTPPCADLIIEHKIPRVVIAMQDPYSEVAGRGIKRLKDHGVDVTVGILEKEAQWLNRRFITFVTEKRPYVILKWAQTLDGFIDIEREAGAPTQPTWISNEACKTLVHRWRSEEKGILVGNNTITNDNPKLNVRVWNGENPTRILIDRTLVSPVESHIFDGSQPTIVFIGKNSGSSTRKELFEKIKNLELVSIDFARDAEIQMFDYIHKRGIQSVIIEGGARTLQGFIDRDCWDEARIFYGPKLFFKGVKAPAIVGIPYAEDSIDGTKLFYLRRK; this comes from the coding sequence ATGGATCGCAATATTGATGAGGAATACATGAGGCATTGCCTCCGACTTGCCGAAATGGGATTAGGCTCTGTAGCTCCCAACCCCATGGTTGGCTCTATCATTGTCCACGATGGAATAATAGTAGGAGAAGGTTTTCATCGCAAATATGGTGAAGCCCACGCTGAAGTAAACGCCATCAAATCAGTTAAAGACAAATCATTACTAAACAAATCCACGCTATACGTATCCTTAGAACCTTGCAGCCACTTTGGAAAAACGCCACCATGCGCAGATCTCATCATCGAGCACAAAATACCACGAGTGGTAATTGCCATGCAAGATCCATACAGCGAAGTTGCTGGACGCGGAATAAAAAGGCTCAAAGACCATGGGGTTGATGTTACGGTGGGGATCTTAGAAAAAGAGGCACAATGGCTAAACCGACGATTCATCACCTTTGTCACCGAAAAACGCCCCTACGTCATCCTTAAATGGGCTCAAACGCTTGATGGTTTTATTGATATCGAAAGGGAAGCAGGAGCCCCAACTCAACCCACCTGGATTTCGAACGAAGCCTGCAAAACGCTAGTTCATAGGTGGAGAAGCGAAGAAAAAGGAATCCTTGTAGGAAATAACACTATCACCAACGACAACCCCAAACTAAATGTAAGAGTTTGGAATGGAGAAAACCCTACTCGAATCCTTATAGACAGAACATTAGTTTCCCCCGTTGAAAGCCATATCTTCGATGGAAGTCAGCCAACCATTGTTTTTATCGGTAAAAATTCGGGATCGAGTACCCGCAAAGAACTCTTTGAAAAGATAAAAAACCTTGAGCTGGTTTCTATAGACTTTGCTCGAGATGCCGAAATTCAAATGTTTGACTACATCCACAAAAGAGGAATACAATCGGTAATTATAGAAGGCGGAGCAAGAACCTTGCAAGGGTTCATCGACAGAGATTGCTGGGACGAGGCTCGAATTTTTTACGGCCCCAAACTCTTTTTTAAAGGGGTTAAAGCCCCTGCAATAGTTGGAATTCCTTATGCAGAAGACTCCATTGACGGAACCAAACTATTCTATCTAAGAAGAAAATAA